One Gemmatimonadota bacterium genomic window, CACTTTTCAACGATTACATTGCATGCATAAGCTGGACCGAAAAGAGGCGGACTATGGCTGAACGCAAGAATCCGGACGAGACCTACCTGGCCCTGCTGCGCGGTATCAATGTCGGCGGCAAGAACATCATCAAGATGGCGGATCTTCGGAGCTGTTTCGAGGCCGAAGGCTTCCTCGATGTCGCTACCTATATACAGAGCGGGAACGTGATCTTCCGTTCGCCTTCCATCGGGCTCAGGACCTTGACGAAGAAAATCGAGGAGACACTTTCTGCGGCGTTCGACTACGAAGCGAGCGTCGTGATGCGCTCAAGAAGGCAGATGCGGGCAGTGGTTTCCGATGCACCGGCGGGTTTTGGAGAACGGCCGGAGACATATCGCTATGATGTTATCTTTGTGAAGGCGCCGCTCACGGCAAATGCCGCCATGGAGAACGTCCCGACCAGGCCCGGCGTGGATGAAGCCTGGGTGGGCAGCGGTGTGCTCTACTTCTCCAGGCGTATCGACCAGGCTTCGCGGAGCTATCTAAGCCGTCTCGCGTCAATGCCCGTGTACCAGCGCGTTACCGTCCGCAACTGGAACACGACGACCCGGTTGCTTGAGCTTATGGAAAAGGACTGAATCCCGGTTAGTTGTTCGACGTTGTTCGACGTCGTTCAAAGGCGAGTCGTCAATCCGAGCCGCACCGTCCATTTCTAAACACCAGAACCGGCTGGTTGGGAATCGAGCAGTCGGAAACGTACCCGTAGAGCCCATTCATCTCGGCTTCAAAGGCATTGTATTCCGCCAGCCGGTTGGCCAGTTCCGTGGGATCGGTGGATGAGGCGGAGTAAACGATGTACGCCCATGGACCGCCGCATGGTTTGGAACCAATGGCCGCGCTGCGACAGTCTGCAATCGAAGCCCCCGCAGCGTCGCCGATGAGCGCGTCGATTTCCTGTCGCATCTTCTCAAGCTGTGCACGGTCGCCTTCCTCAGTCCGCTGTTCCTCCTCCTCGACTGGCTGTTCGCCATTGTTGTCAGGTGCAACGACAGGATCGCGGTCGTCACACGCAAGGAGGAAAAACGAGATCCATAACACCGCAACCAGGTATCGCATGGTTTTCCTTTCATAGAACACAGACAAAAGCCATACTTCCCACTTTGGAGAACGTTTCAATTCGCGAACGGTTCCCCTTCCGAATCCGTCGAGTTACATTGCTGGCGACTTCATTATCTAACCGTCCGGGTGACGTTTTTTCATTCGATACAACGTGTGAATCCCCCGGATAATTTATATAGTAGCATCAACACCTTCAGTTCTCGAGTTCCGTAACAAAAAGGAGATCGCACCATGCAACAGTACCGGGTCGCTATACTGGGCTGCCGTGGCCGGGGCACGGCAGCGGGCCGCGCGTACCACCAGCATCCCCGCACCGAGGTTGTGGCATTATGCGACCTTGTGCCCGAACTGCTGGCGACCCTCGGCGACGAACTCGGGGTTACCGCTCGTTACGACGATCTCGACCGAATGATCGAGGCCGAGGGCCCGGACATCGTCGCCATACCCACGGGCACCGAGTTCCACTATCCGCTGGCGATGCGCGTGCTGGAACACGGCGTCCACATCGACATAGAAAAGCCGATATGCACGACCCTGGCCGAGGCCGACGCGGTGTTGGCCAAGGCCGCGGAGAAAGGGGTGCAAGTGGCCGTGCATCACCAGGGGCGCACCGGCGGCGCGCTACGAGCGGTCAAAGCGGCGATCG contains:
- a CDS encoding DUF1697 domain-containing protein, whose amino-acid sequence is MAERKNPDETYLALLRGINVGGKNIIKMADLRSCFEAEGFLDVATYIQSGNVIFRSPSIGLRTLTKKIEETLSAAFDYEASVVMRSRRQMRAVVSDAPAGFGERPETYRYDVIFVKAPLTANAAMENVPTRPGVDEAWVGSGVLYFSRRIDQASRSYLSRLASMPVYQRVTVRNWNTTTRLLELMEKD